The following proteins are encoded in a genomic region of Prunus dulcis unplaced genomic scaffold, ALMONDv2, whole genome shotgun sequence:
- the LOC117613319 gene encoding uncharacterized protein LOC117613319, translating to MTTDRLSTSSVAAAVSDQDSGMGDLSLCHDLLCNILFRLSHKDLLKCKMVAKSCHQIISHVWVRRFWSRVPLLGLYFCTLPQPDDPDHQIIFVFVQDYGFLEKSVPDFYDLVPCQKRNTSDNHLDCCNGLVLLYNPSTYQFCVCNPITKQHVSIPTTCLHENEYFCAALAFDPIESNHFRVVRIDYSRQLTSLKSTSTPLDMVMDIFSSQSRQWVRHGLQLDPMFIEGFKTFKLCRHFVYLRGVLYSLTSSGKILCIDHNTIKARAFDLPHGPEDDDADDNKMGATTMGMGCLGISRGLVCYVKRDSSKTFQFWSYDDRQCTSGSGGDQWTLRHSVSEEYLKGRIRWLLIMKYKDPVMSSFDEDDPVKPYAISPNSHFVFFGTLNWIGSYNFENRRVELLGKGKLTIASPGYHSPFFTLRACLIPFYCLGERNACSTPIIPEGVAKGVEILSAEVACQCDEQKHREFEWVIINNSCSIENKSPFVFPSEMQLCAEMEEMQQP from the exons ATGACTACTGATCGTCTCTCTACCTCATCCGTTGCCGCTGCCGTTTCCGATCAGGATTCGGGTATGGGGGATTTATCTTTGTGTCATGATTTGTTGTGCAATATTTTGTTTAGATTATCACACAAGGATTTGCTGAAATGCAAGATGGTGGCCAAGTCATGTCATCAAATAATCTCTCATGTTTGGGTGCGGAGATTTTGGTCGCGGGTTCCTCTTTTGGGTCTTTACTTCTGCACTCTGCCCCAACCTGATGATCCGGATCATCAAATCATTTTTGTCTTCGTACAAGATTATGGCTTCTTGGAGAAGTCAGTGCCTGATTTCTATGATTTGGTTCCATGTCAGAAACGCAATACCTCCGATAATCACCTGGACTGTTGTAATGGGTTAGTTTTGCTGTACAATCCAAGCACTTATCAGTTTTGTGTGTGCAACCCCATCACCAAACAACATGTATCCATACCTACAACATGTTTACATGAGAATGAGTATTTTTGTGCTGCCTTGGCTTTTGACCCTATTGAATCAAATCACTTCAGAGTTGTTCGAATTGATTATTCCCGACAACTGACTTCCTTGAAATCAACCTCAACCCCGTTGGACATGGTCATGGACATATTTTCGTCGCAGTCGAGGCAGTGGGTTCGACATGGGTTGCAACTCGACCCAATGTTTATTGAGGGGTTCAAAACTTTCAAGCTTTGCAGGCATTTTGTATACTTGCGCGGGGTGTTATACAGCCTAACTAGTTCAGGGAAAATTTTGTGTATTGACCACAATACTATTAAAGCTCGTGCCTTTGATCTCCCTCATGGCCCTGAGGATGATGATGCTGATGATAATAAGATGGGTGCAACAACAATGGGAATGGGATGTCTTGGGATCTCAAGGGGCCTTGTTTGTTATGTAAAGCGTGATAGTTCAAAAACTTTTCAGTTTTGGTCTTATGATGATCGACAATGCACATCTGGATCCGGTGGTGATCAGTGGACTCTCAGACATAGTGTTTCAGAAGAATACCTGAAAGGTCGGATTAGGTGGCTTTTAATCATGAAATATAAAGATCCTGTAATGTCTTCTTTTGATGAGGATGATCCGGTTAAACCTTACGCAATAAGTCCAAATTCTCATTTCGTTTTCTTTGGCACTTTAAATTGGATCGGCAGTTACAATTTTGAAAACCGAAGGGTGGAACTCCTCGGTAAAGGAAAATTGACAATAGCTTCACCTGGTTACCACTCTCCTTTCTTTACACTACGTGCTTGCTTGATACCTTTCTACTGTTTGGGTGAGAGGAATGCCTGCTCTACTCCAATAAT ACCAGAAGGTGTCGCCAAAGGAGTAGAGATTCTGAGTGCGGAAGTAGCATGTCAATGTGATGAACAAAAACATAGAGAATTTGAATGGGTGATCATTAATAACTCATGCTCTATTGAGAACAAATCGCCGTTTGTTTTTCCTAGTGAAATGCAATTATGTGCAGAGATGGAGGAAATGCAACAACCCTAA